The nucleotide sequence GTCCTGCGGCCCCGTGGTCGGTCCTCCGGGAGCCTCCGAGGTGCACGGGGCGACGATCATGGTACACGGAACAACAACGTCCAAACCCCCGGACCGAGCGCGCTCCGAGGGAGCGTGAAACACGTTGGAGACGGATCGAGCCTCCCGCTAGAATCGCGCGGCCGTTCGACCTCCGACACTTCGGGCAGCGACCTCACGCGGGATGGGTATCGCAGAACATGAACTTCCTGGCCACACAGTGCCGCCGCATCGCGTCGAGCCCGGGATTTCAGGGCTTCGTCATGGCTCTGATTCTCGCCAACGCGGTCCTGCTCGGAGTCGAGACCTCGCCGGGCGTGATGGCTCGCTACGGGGAGGCCGTCCAGCTCGCGGAGGGGTTGATTCAGTTCGCCTTCGTGATCGAGATCGCGATCCGCCTCGCCGCGTACCTGCCGCGGGTGCACGAGTTCTTCCGCGAGGGCTGGAACGTCTTCGACTTCTCCGTCGTGACGCTCTCCCTGCTTCCCGCGGCGGGACCGTTCGCCACCGTCGCTCGGCTCGCGCGCGTGCTCCGGGTGTCGCGGCTCGTCTCGGTCTGGCCGGACCTCCGGCTCATCATCGGCACGATGCTGCGCTCCATCCCGTCGATGGGCCACGTGATCGCCCTCTTGAGTCTGCTGCTCTACGTCTACGCCGTGCTCGGCTACCATCTCTTCCACGACGTCGCGCCGCAGCACTGGGGGTCGCTCGGCCGGTCCCTCGAGAGCCTGTTCCAGACGCTGACGCTCGAGGGATGGGTCGAGATCGCGAAGCAGAGCCCGCATCCGATCGGCTGGGCCTACTTCGCGAGCTTCATCGTCATCGCGGTGTTCGTCGTGACGAACCTGTTCATCGCCGTGGTCATCAACAACCTGGACAAGGTGAAGAGCGAGCAGATGCACGCGGCCGACGAGGCGAGCGATCACCGTGCGGTGCTCGCGAGGATCGAGGGGCTGAAGGCGGAGCTGAACGAGCTGGAGAGAGTGCTGAGGTCGCCCCGGTCTCGAGGACGATCCTAGACTCGAACACCTGGGTCAGCCGGACCATTGAAATGAGGATCGTTCCTCACGATCACCCCCACGTCTTTTCCAAAACGAAAGGAGCGTCGCATGTACGTCGTACGAGAGACCCTGACCGCCAAGCCGGGTATGGCGTCCAAGATGGCCAAGGCGTTCCGAACCATGGCCGAAGTGGTGAAGGGACGGTACACGATCCGAGTCATGACCGATGTCATCGGTCCCTTCAACACCGTCCTTTTCGAAACGGAGGTTCCGTCACTCGACGAATTCAAGAAGCTCGAGGAGGAACTGATGGGGCGGGAGGACGTACGCGAGGTCATGAAGGGATACACCGACATGTATCTCACCGGCAAACGAGAGGTGTTCCGGCTGGTGTGAGGTTCCGCCGCGCCGGGAGGACCGGGAGCGCCTCAGCGCACGATCGCCATCTTTCTGCTGGCCGTCGTCCCTCCGGATAGGTGGTCGAACTCCTGCTGTCGCACGCGCTCGATCGGCTGCTTCCCAACGACCTCCACTCCCCAGTACCGGGTGCTTCCCGTGAGGGGGAGGATCAGGTTGCCGATGCTGTTCGAAGCGTCGTTGGCTCGAGCCCAGATCTGCTCGTCGGTGAGGGCGCTCACGCAGCGCTCGATCTCGGGGATGTAGTCCTGCTTCAGGAACTCGCGGGAGTCCTCGAGGAACCGCCGTCCGACGCTGGTCATACCCGGGACAAGCTCGGGGGAGGTGGCAACAACCGGTACCGGGTGCCGTCACGGTCTCGGGTCATGTGCCCCCAGTCGCAGAGCATCCGCCGGAGCAGGGCCCAGTCGCGGAAGGTATGCCAGTCCAGGAGCAGCTCGTTGACCTCACGCTCGGTGTACTCGCGTCCCCGGATGAAACGGCCCGCAAGATAGTCGATGGCCATCCGCTGGACCTTCTGCTTGGCCGGCCACTGCGTGATCCGGCCCTGCCCGTCCAGGAGCGGGCGAAGCTCACGGGGAAGCGATGCGTCCATGAGGGTGAGTGTAGCAGACCGCTCCGAGACGTAGACTCTAGTGTCGGCGGAGATCGTTGGACTGCATTCTGACGCACGCATCAGTGTGCTGGAGGAGCGATGGAACGGAAGCGAGCGGGTGACTATCCACAAGATCTGCTGAATCTCTTCGACCAGTACGTGCACGGCGGGATCGACCGCCGCGCCTTCCTGGTCGGCGCCGCACGGTTCGCGGTGGGTGGCGTGACCGCGGCGATGCTGCTCGACGAGCTGTCCCCGAAGTTCGCCGAGGCGCAGCAGGTGCCGCCCGACGACAAGCGCCTGGATGCCAAGACCCTGGAGTACAAGTCCTCCGAGGGGAGCGGCACGATGAAGGGCTATCTGGCACGTCCGGCGAGCGCGAAGGGGAAGGAGCTGCCGGGAATCCTCGTCATCCATGAGAACCGCGGCCTCAACCCGCACATCGAGGACGTCACGCGCCGGCTCGCGCTCGACGGCTTCATGGCCTTCGCGCCGGACGCGCTGACCCCGCTCGGCGGCTATCCGGGGACCGAGGACAAGGCGCGCGAGCTGTTCCAGAAGCTCGACCAGTCGAAGACGCGAGAGGATTTCCTGGCCGCGGCGAACCTTCTGCGGAAGCGCGACGACGCCACCGGCAAGATCGGCGCGGTCGGCTTCTGCTACGGGGGCGGCATGGTGAACTATCTCGCGACCCGGATGACGGAGCTCGACGCCGGCGTGGCGTTCTACGGCAACCAGGTGCCGGCGGCCGACGTGCCGAAGATCAAGGCCCCGCTGCTCCTCCACTTCGCGGAGACCGATGAGCGCATCAACGCTGGCTGGCCCGCGTACGAGGCGGCGCTCCAGGAGCACAAGAAGAAGTACGAGGCGTTCTTCTATCCGGGCACGCAGCACGGCTTCAACAACGACACGACGCCCCGATATGACGCCGCGGCGGCGAAGCTGGCGTGGTCGCGTACGGTCGAGTTCTTCAAGAAACACCTGACCTAGCGACGTCCGCCCCCATCCACCGCGGGCGGACTGACCCTGACATGCTTGCCTGCCATCCTGTCAGTAGGGGCGCGGCGAGCTGAGAACCGAGATCGTCGAGGACCTGCCACCAACCTCTTGTGCGTTGGTGAGCTATGGAGCGGAAGTGCGAGCTTCTTCCCACGGCACGGATCTTGGTGAGGCATCTCCCTTTGAACGTGGGGTCGTGTCTCCGGAACCTGGAAGGAGGTCGTGATGCGTCGCTTCATCGTGATGGCCGTGTTCTTCGCCGGCGCCTTGGCTGCCGGATGCTCGGAGGAGCCCACCTCA is from Candidatus Eisenbacteria bacterium and encodes:
- a CDS encoding DUF2087 domain-containing protein, with amino-acid sequence MDASLPRELRPLLDGQGRITQWPAKQKVQRMAIDYLAGRFIRGREYTEREVNELLLDWHTFRDWALLRRMLCDWGHMTRDRDGTRYRLLPPPPSLSRV
- a CDS encoding ion transporter — its product is MNFLATQCRRIASSPGFQGFVMALILANAVLLGVETSPGVMARYGEAVQLAEGLIQFAFVIEIAIRLAAYLPRVHEFFREGWNVFDFSVVTLSLLPAAGPFATVARLARVLRVSRLVSVWPDLRLIIGTMLRSIPSMGHVIALLSLLLYVYAVLGYHLFHDVAPQHWGSLGRSLESLFQTLTLEGWVEIAKQSPHPIGWAYFASFIVIAVFVVTNLFIAVVINNLDKVKSEQMHAADEASDHRAVLARIEGLKAELNELERVLRSPRSRGRS
- a CDS encoding dienelactone hydrolase family protein, encoding MERKRAGDYPQDLLNLFDQYVHGGIDRRAFLVGAARFAVGGVTAAMLLDELSPKFAEAQQVPPDDKRLDAKTLEYKSSEGSGTMKGYLARPASAKGKELPGILVIHENRGLNPHIEDVTRRLALDGFMAFAPDALTPLGGYPGTEDKARELFQKLDQSKTREDFLAAANLLRKRDDATGKIGAVGFCYGGGMVNYLATRMTELDAGVAFYGNQVPAADVPKIKAPLLLHFAETDERINAGWPAYEAALQEHKKKYEAFFYPGTQHGFNNDTTPRYDAAAAKLAWSRTVEFFKKHLT